The genomic DNA GGGAGCCTTTGCAGGTCGTGTTACTCGAGCGGCACCCGGAATATCGGGGTGCCGGAGTGGCGTATCACCGGGCGGGCAACCACTGGCACCACGTGTTCAACATCCAAGCAGGCCGTATGTCGGTGTTCCGGGAGGACGTCGACGACTTCGTTTCGTGGGCCAACCACGAAGCCGACCGAATCGACTGGCCTGCGGAGTGGCGGAGTTTCAAATTCACCGAGTCCGGGCCCGCTCCCCGCCGAATCTACCCTGACTATCTCGCCAGTCGCCTCGCCGAAGCCGCTCGCGAAGCGTCGGAGGGCGTGACCCTGGTCGAAGCCGACGGCGAGGTGGTCGATCTGGAAGTCCTCGGTGACCACGTTCACGTGGTCGTCGAAAATCTTTCCCCCTCGGCAGGCGGCGATGGAACCGACCGGACGGTCCTCGAAGCCGACCATGTCATTCTCGCGACCGGGCTCGAAACGAAGCGCCCGTTTTTTGCGGCCGGTGTGATGGACCACCCCTCGTTCGTACGGCACCCGTACTCGGAGACGGGGATCGAGCGATTTCTCGGCCTTCGGCAGGACGCCGTCGTGGCCGTCGTCGGTACGCTGCTCAGCGCGTACGACTCGGTGACGCTTCTGCTGCGCCGCGGCCACACGGGAAAGATCTACATGATCTCGCGCTCCGGCCTGACGCTCCGCACCTATCCCCCGGATCATCAGCACCGCGTCCTCAGCCTGCCGCCGCCTCGACTCCACAATGACGTCTACGAAGGGCGGGAGGATCTCGTTCGACGGTTCAAGGACGAATGGGAGCGGGCCTGCGCCACCGTGGCCAGCGATTATCCCGAAGTGTCACCAGCCGTGATAACAGAACGAGTCGCCAAATCATGGGAGCCCTATCTGCCGGAAATCCTGGAGCGCGTACCGTCTTCCGATCTCCGCTCGCTCCTCGACAGCTACGGGAGTCTGCTGGCCATCCTGCGAGTGGGCGCGGTGGCTTACACCACCGAGATGGTCGATGCTGCGATGGCCGACGGCAGGCAGGTCATCCTCACCGCCGGGAGAGTCGAAGAGATCCGCAGCGCCGAGGCGGGCACGCTGGTCCTGTCCGTCGCAGGACAGGCTTCGACGCAGACCATCGAAGCCGATCTCGTGATCTCCAACTTCGGCCGGGAGTCCGACTACGAGCGGGTCGACTCACCACTCTGGGCGAACCTGCTGCGCAGAGAGATCGCCCTGCCGCATCGGCGCACCGGACGGGGAGTCGAGGTGGACGGCCGCGGCAACCTCGTCGGACCGACGGGCGACCCCACCGGCCCGATCTCCGTGATAGGCGGTCCGCGCGAGGGCGACGAGATCGTTCGATACGGGCGGGCGGGGGCGTTCGCGTTCAACCTCGCCGCGATCAAGAACCACTCGGTGGAGGTCGCGGCCACCGTGCTGCACCGGCTTGAGTCCTGTTACGACGAGCAGGCCGACGATGTCGCCGCGACGTTGGCCGGCACCCCGGACCGGGAGGCGAACGAAGCGGCCTTGCATGCGATCATGCTCGACGTGCGGCGCATGGCCGCTCGGCGGCGCGGCGACCGCCAAGCTCTGGCGACCCGCCTCGAAGAAAGCATTCAGGCGATTCAAAATATCACTGCTCGGAAAGGTGGAATTGCCGCGACGGATCGCACATTGCGGTTCGCCGTAAGCGCTGCCGCCACGGTGAAGCTGAAAGATCTTTCCGTGACGCCGCGAGATCTTCGTGCTCTTCTCGGACTTGCGGAACCGGTGGATCCGGGTAACTGAAGCGGAGGTGTTTCCGTCCGCGGAGTCGATGAACCAGGTGATATACGGATCTTCCGCGCGGTGGCTGTCATTTTTGCCGGCCTGCATTCCTTCGTGCCGCTTGAAGCGCATCTTGCGCGGTGTCGTCATCATGGTCATCGAAAAGCACCGGGATCCGCCGGAGTCGTGGAAGCCGCCAGTCCAGGCTAGCGCGATTCAACAGCCGTCAGACGCTTCTCGAATGCGCTCCTGACATCTCGATCTTTCATCTGTATTGGCCATGAATAAGACGCGTCCGATCAGCAGCCAAGAAGACGCGTGGTCGGCCGGACGACTGCGAAGCTCGTGTCATGACTCCACCGAATGCAGTGGATCGTGGGCAATGTCGAGGCACTGATGCCGCCGGTCGCTCGGACGGTGTTCAGGGACGACTTTGCCCAGGCACCGTACTCCGCGCTGGAGCGGCGGGTGGAACGAACGGGTCGCCATGAAACCACCTGTGCTTTCGCCGTCCGTAATTCAATCGGGAACCAATGGAAGGTTGCCGTGAGTCCTCGCGAAATTCCAGGGATTCTGCTGGCCGGTTCGTCGTCGACGAGTGTGCGAGGTGCCTGCAATCACACCAGGAAACCCGTCGACGGTTCCGTCCTGGTCGTCGAGGCGCTCGGCCCGGACCTTTACGACGCCATCATCGCCTCTTCCGCCGTGATCTGTTCCCGTGGTGGTCGAACCGGTCACATGCAGTCCCTGTGCCGCACCCGAGGAATTCCGGTCCTGCGCGTTGCCCCGTCCGATCTCGCCGATCTCGCCGGGCTCGTCGGTCACGTCACGGTTCGGACCGATCGCCAGTCGGTCGTGCTCGGCGAAGCCGAATCCTCTGGGCATTCTCCGGAATCCTCGGTCGTCACCCCCGATGATCTCAGCTCGATCTGTGTGGTCATCGCCGGCGCGACGGATATCCAGTCGATGAACGCGCTCACCCCCCGTGTCGAGCAGGTGGACTGCTACTTCATCCGCGAGGAATTCGTCTGCCTCTCCGCGGGGTTGAGTCCACTCGACTCGCTCAGGGCAGGAGCCGACGAGGCCGAGCGCTACGGGATCGCCGTCGCGTCGGAGCTGTGCTCGCTCGCCAAAGAGCTGCTCCCCGGTCAGCGTCTTGTCATGAGACTGCTCGACCTCCGGTCGGACGATGCCGCTCAGATCACGACCGGGGTCGAGGTCGACCACGAACCCAATCCGGAGCTCGGTCTGCACGGTGCACGGGGGCTGCTGAAAGAGCGCCATTACCCGCAGGCGTTCCAGGCTCTCCGCACCCACGTACGGGAACAGCTGGGCCCGGAGTCGGCACGGGTGAGCTTCTCGGTGCCGTTCATCAACGACCAGGACGAGTTCCTGCAGTTGCGGCTGCACCTCGGCCTGCCCGAGGACATCCCCCTTTCGGTCTTTGTCGAGACTCCCGCCGCCGTTCATTCGGCGGCCGGATTCTGCGCCGCCGGAGCCAGCGAACTGTTCGTCGGGACCAAGGACCTGACCCAGTTCTACCTCGCCGCGGACCGGGGCAACCACCTGGTCGCCCCCTCCTACCAGACACGGCATCCGGCCGTCATGGCCGGCCTGCGCCAGGCGGTTGAATCAGGTGGCGGCACCGGCACCCCGGTTCACGTGTTCGCCCTGGGCGTCGACCTGGACTACTACGTGAAGCACCTCCCTACGGGCAGGTTCATGATGTGCACCGCCGAACTGCAACGACTCGCTCGTGAGGTGAGCTCGCGGTAGCGCCTCGTCGAGCGGGCCGAGCCGCGGATCGTGCCCGCAGGTGCCGCCGCCGGTGGCCGTGGAGCCCGAGCCGGGTGATCGGCGGCCCGGAGCGTCGTCGCCGGGCCGCCGGAGCGCCAGCGCGTCTCCGCGCGTGTGGACACCCCCGCCTTCGGGCGGAAGAGGACGGGAATCCTTTGCCTCCGGGAAGGAGAGGACGTCACGAACGGAGACGCCCTCCGCTGCTCACGCCACCAGGTGCTGCTCAGCCAGCTCGGTCAGCCTCACGGTGTACAGGCCACCACGCTCGGCCTTCACGTCGGTCACCTTGAACTGCGTACCGGGGGCGAGGATGAACTCCTCCTCCCCGGTGAACGCGGAGAAACCGCGGATGCCCACGGCCCGCACGGGGAGCACCTCGAAGAGCGTCCGCTTGCCGCGGCCACCGAGGAACGACTGGGCCACGCTGAGCTTCGACGTACACGAGGACACGCCCCACCACGTCACGGTCCGGCCGAGCGGGTACTGCGCGCGCAGGTCCAGCGACACCCCGCGCCACAGCGGCTCCTTGCGGGCCGGCAGGCGTGACACGGCCGAGAACAAGAGTCGCAGATACGGAAGGTAGGGAACGATCCGGCCGCGGTCCGGATTGCGGAGGGCCGCGTTGATCTGCCGGTAGAACGCCGACTCGCAGGTGTAGAGGTAGAGGGCCGCGATCTCGTCGGCGGACAGGCCGTCGGACGCGTCGGCCGCCAGCTTCTCACCGAACCGGTACGACTGCTCCATGTGCAGGTCGAGATCCGACAGCAGCTTGGCCACCGGAGCGCCGGCCTCGCGGAAGTCCATCAGCGGGGTGTCGAACACGCCGGTGATCGCCGGAAGGTCCAGCCCTTCGTCCTTGACGCCGGCGAGCCGTTCAAGGTAGAGCTGGTGCAGCTCCATCGTGGAGGCGATGAATGCCCCCATGCGGTCGGCCGTTTCCGCGTCCGCCCCGCCGGCCTGCGCCGCGAGCTTGTTCCACCCCTTACTGGGCAGCCAGTCGATCTCGTCGGCCCCGAGCTCCTCGAGTGCCGTGTTCACGGCGGCGAAGTGGTTCCCGTCGCAGAAGATGTCGCCCTGGGCCGCGGGGTTGGGGTGGTCGATGTGCCGGACCTCCACCTCGGGATACTTCCGCTGGAGCCGGAGTACGACCTCTTTCAGGCTGCGGGCGTGCACCCCCCACCACGCGAACACCACGCCCCGGTCCTGCTCGTCGGCGTTCTGCTTGGCCTTCAGGATCTCCTCGACGAGCCTCTCGACGACCGGTCGCCAGAATGCGGTGTGCTGGTCGGTGGCCATCGCCTTGTCGCTGCTGGCGGTGAGTGCCGCGTTCAGCAGCAGCACACCCTGCGTGAGCATCGCCTGGAACCACTCCGGCGGCTGCACGGTGTCGTGCTTCTTCAGGAGGGCGCGGATGTCCGCGATCGGCGTCTTCTTGGGGATGCTGTGCTTCCACATCGCCGCCGCCTTGATGATGCAGCGGATGGTGATGACCTTGCCGAACTGGCTGTCCTTCCAGTCGTGGAAAGTGTTGTCGAACATGGCGATGCCGGTGGCGCTCTCCGCCCGCGGATACGGGTTCTGGCCGAAGACGACGACCTTCCACTTGTGCGGCGGGTGGGGCTTGAGTGCCTGGAAGGTCAGCTCCCGGACGGGCACGACCATCGGGCTGCGGCCCGGGCCGATGAACGCGGCCGCGGCCGGCTGCGCCTCGATGACCGGCTTCAGGAGCGGCAACCACGGCTCGCCGCCGCCCTTGAAGAGTTCGGTGAGGGCCAGCGGGTCATTCGGGTCGGGCGGGGTGGGGGCGTTGACGTCGCTCATCGTGAGCTCCCGGATCGGCGAGCCGTACTCGGTGACGGCACGGGTGAGTGAAGTGGGGGAATTGTGCCGTGGGAAGACCCCGAATGCGATCTCGGAGAACCGGGAAGCCCTCCTCGGAGAACCGGGAAGCCCACCCGTTCCTCCATCGAAGACCTGGTTTGTCGGTGTGGCGCGATAGCTTCGTGGGCGTTGGAGACCCCTTCCCGCACCCGGAGTGAGCCATGACCGTCGAACATGTGAAGCCACCGCTCAAGGTGGTGCTGGTGGACATCAACGCGAAGGTGGTTCCGGCGTGGCGGGCGGCATTCGCCGACACCCCCGAGGTCGAGATCCACAAGGGATCGATCCTCACCCAGCACGTCGATGCCTGGGTCAGCCCGACCAACTCCCGTGGGCGGATGGACGGCGGGGTCGACGCGGCCATCAAGCGGCACCTCGGGGCGGGGATCCAGTTGCGCGTCCAGCGGGCGATCCGCGATCGGTTCGACGGGTCGCTGCCGGTGGGAAGTGCCGTGTGCGTACCGTCCGGGGCGACCAACCCGAGGTTCCTGATCTCGACGCCGACGATGGTGGAGTCGGTGCAGAACGTGAGTGAGACGCTGAACGTGGCTCTGGCGTGCGCCGCCGCGTTCCAGGCCATCCACATGCAGAACGAGAAGGAGCCGGGCAGCATCGAGTCGGTGGCGCTGGTCGGCATGGGTGTGGCGACGGGCAAGGTGCCGCCGCGGGTGTGCGCCAACCTGATGTGGACCGGCTACACCCTGTTCAACGACTACTGCTTCCGGGACTACGACGACCTGCGGAAGACGATCCGCGAGCAACTCGACGACATCGAGAGCCATCCCGAGGAGGAGCGGGTGCGGATCAAGCCGCCCGCGGACCGGTCCCGTGGCTGACGAGGCGTAGGGCGGCTGAAGGGCGGAGCTCGGAAACCCGGCGCCGGCGGACCCGGACTGACCGGCTCAGCCGAACGCACCGGCGGCCGGACCGCCGCCGGAGCACCGGTGGACGGCCGCTTCGAGCTGGTCGTCGAGTTCATCACAGACGCCGCCGTCTGACCGATATATTGTACTTTCTGGATAAATGACGGGTATCGTCGCTAAATGCGGAGCCTGCCGAGGATGGACTCGCCGTACCCTCCGCCGCGACCCCCGGCCTCCGGGTACGGGTCACGGCGGATGCCGGCCCGTCCTTTCGGGCCGGTCCGCCCCTCCGCGCCTGTCCGCCCCTCCGCGTCGGCCCGTTCCTTCGCGCCGAGACGGCCGTGGGCACCGGTCCGGGCCGCCGGATGAGGGCCGTCACGGGCGGCGGTGCCGAATTCCAGGCCAGGGTCGTGGTGGACGCCGGACGCCGGGTCCTCACCGGAGACGCCGCGTTCTTCACCCGCAACCGTTCACTGGTTGACCACGCCAGACGGGCCACGGCCGAAGGACCGGCCGTGCTGCGCTACTACTGGCGGTCGGCGGACGGGGTGCTGTTCCGGGTGACCGTCGAGACGTCGGACACCGAGCGCGGGCCGGTATCCGGCCTGCACGCCGAGCGGAGTGAGCCGCCCTGGGGCCTGACGTCACGCGAGCACGAGGCGCTGACGTGCGTCGCCGTCGGCATGACCAACCCCGAGATCGCCGGCCACCTCGGCTGCGCCGCCCGTACCGTCGCCACGCACGTCGAGCACATCCTGGCCAAGCTGGGCGCGCCGTCCCGTGCGGCCGCGGCCGCGCTGGCCGTGGCCGAGGACGCGCTGCTGGCCCCGCTTCCCCGGTGGGCGGGGTCCGGGATCACCGCCGTCGCCCGGGTGACCCGCGACCAGGACGACGCCGCGGAGCCGGCACCACCCCCCACCACGGACCGATCCGGCCCGCCGTCCGGCACCGTCCACCGGTCGTCGGCGACGCGGTCCACCGGGCGGCGCCCGATCCGGCTCGGCGCGATCTACCCGCTCGACGGCCCCCGCCGTTTCGACGCGCTGGCCATGCGCCGGGGCGCCGCGATAGCTGTGGACGAGCTCAACGCCCGAGGGGGCATCGGCGGACGGCGGCTCGACCATCTCGTCACCGAGGTCTCCGGTGACAGCGACGCCGACTTCCTGGCGGCCGTCGACCACCTCCGGGCACACAACGTCGACGCCATCACGCTCGGCAACGTCAGCCCCCGGCACCACCTCGGCGCGATCACCCTCGCGGCCGAATACCGGGCGCCGCTCATCCATTCCATGGTCTCCCCGGACATCACCGAACACGTGCATGACAATCCGGGCGTGCTGGGGCAGACGTTCCAGGTATGCGCCACGGAGACGGCCTACCTCTCGGGTTTCGTCCGCACGCTGGACCTGCTCACCGGGTCGGGCCAGTGGAATCCACCCAACCGGCGACTGGTGGCGCTGGTGCGCGAAGGCGGCCACGACGCCGGGCACGGGGTCGTGCTCGACGAGCTGGCCGCCACCCACGGGTGGGACCTCGTGACGGTGCTGCCGATCCCGGACACCGGGGTCCCCTGGCCCGACGTCGTCGCGTCGGTCCAGCGGGACGACCCGGCGGCCGTCTTCGTGTGCACCTATGTGGAGGAGGAGCTCAGACGGTTTCTCCAGGAGATGCGGAAAGCGCGGAGCCGGTCGCTCGTCCACACGGTGTGGACTCCGACGATCCCGCACTTCGAGGACCGGATGGGCGGGCTGGCCGAGGGGCTGCTGTGGTCCACGGTCATCGGCACGTACGGCGACCCGGTGAGCGCGCGGTTCATGCACCGCTACCGGCGCGCCTTCGGCGAGGAGCCGGGCAGCGGCAGCGCGGCGATCCACTACGACATGATCCACATGCTGGCCGGGGCATGGGCCGCCGTGGACCGGCCCTGGGACTTCGGCGCCGTCGTACGCTCCCTGCGCGAGACCGTGCACCGCGGCGCGGCCGGGCCGTACTACTTCGGTGGCCGGGGCCAGCGGGCACTGGCGTATCCCGACGACACCTGGGACGCCTCGCTCGCCCACGCGCACCTCGTCCATCAGGTGCAGGGGGGCCGGAGCCAGGTGATCGCCCCGGTGGAGATCGCCCAGCGCCGCTTCCAGCCACCCGCGGTCGCGCCGGACGGCTGACCCTTTCGGCGGGCTCAGGCATCCTGCTCGCGGTGCCGGCTCATTCGCGGTCGCGCCGGACGGCTGGCCCCTCGGCGGGCTCAAGCACCCTGCTGCCGCGGTGCCGGCTCATTCACGGTCGCGTCCGGACGGCTGACCCTTCGGCGGGCTTAGGCACCTTGTCGCCGTGGCGCCAGCCACGAGGGCGCGTCGGGCGAGCCGAGACCCGCACCGCCGTCGGCGGCGAGCACATGGCCGGTGACCCACGCCGAGCTCCGGTGGCACAGCCACAGCAGGCTGGGCACGATGTCGCCGGGCGTGGCCACGCGACCCGCCGGACCGCCCGCCCGTACGGCGTCCACATACGCGTCGGGCACCGGGTTCAGCGACGAGCCCACGTCGACGAAGCCGGGCGCCACGGCGTTCACCCGCACCCCCATCGGGCCGAGCTCCAGGGCGAGCCCGCGCGTCACCGCCTCCAGCGCCGCCTTCGAGGCCGCGTACACGGTGATGCCCGGCCGCGGACGCAGCGCGCCGCCCGTGCTGGTGAACACGACCGAGGCCGGGCGCCCGTGCCGTACGCAGAGGCCGGCCAGCGTGGTGGCCGCCATCAGCGCCGAGCGGGTGTTGACGGCCATCACCGTGTCGAAGAGATCATCGGTCGTCTCCAGCGCGCGCCGGGCGGGGAACAGCCCCGCCACGTGCAGGAGCGCGTCCAACGGGCCGTAGCGGCGCCAGGCCTCCTCGACGACCGCCTGCGCGGCGCCCGGTCCGGCGAGGTCGGCCACGAGGTGCGGCCGGTCACGGTGGTCCGCCACGACCGATGATCGCGGCGAGTCCACCGCGACCACCTCGGCATGCGCCCGGTCCAGCGCCGCGCACACCGCAGAGCCGATCCCCCCGCTCGCCCCCAGCACCATTACCCGGGCCCCCTCGAAGGACAGCGGCTGCTCCTCCGGAGGCCCGCCGGGCGCCACCGTCATGCGGAGCCCCGCCGGAAGGCGCGCGCGGTGTCGAGACAGGTACGGAACGACACCGGCCGCTCGCGGCACGCGTCGAGCAGCCGTTCCAGCCCCATCATGCGATGGCCGCGGCCGATCACCTGCGGGTGGAAGGTCAGCACGCACACCCCGCCCGGCTCCTCGCGGATCATGTAGTCGACGTCGTCGAGGAAGTTGCGGAACACGCTGTCGGGGCTGCGCAGCCCGGGCATGATCGCGGTGTCGGTCCGCAGATACTCGAACTGCGGATAGTCGTCGAGCGACCAGGAGACCGGCAGCTCGACGAGCGAGGTGGGCTCACCGAACCGGTAGGGGCCGTCCGGGTCGGCGACGTCGCCGCGCCGAGCGTAATAAGGGGTGTAGTCGGTGCCCATGAGACTGGAGTCGTACTCGCATCCGAGTTCGAGCAGCACGTCGACGGTCGAGGGGGTGAAGTCCCAGCTCGGCGTGCGGTTGCCCACCGCCTCGTAACCGGTGACCCGGCGGATCGACTCGCGGGCCCGCTGCGCGGCGGCGAGCTCTCCGGCCCGGTCCAGCTTCGACACCGGTTCGTGGAGGTAGCCGTGCAGCGCGATCTCATGACCCGCGTCGGCGATCATGGCGCACTGCCCGGGATAGGTGTCCACCGTGTGCCCGGGGATGAAGAACGTCGCGGTGATCTCGCGCTCGCGGAGCATCGCGAGAATACGGGGTATCGCGTGGGCGCCGAACTCGCCCCGCGAGATCGGCCCCGGCGAGGTCTGGCCCCGGGCCAGCCACAGTGAGATCGCGTCGAAGTCGAAGGTCAGGCAGATCGTCGACTCCCGCGTACCGGGTGTGTCAGGCATCTACGGCCTCCAGGGGAACGGGCTCGGGACCTGGTGCGATGTCCGAGCCGGGCGGGAAGTGGACGTCTGGTGAGGAGCCGTCCGCGAACACGTCGTCCAGGTTCCACCGGGCGTACGGCCGCGCGCACGGCGGCTCGGCCGCGATGTAGAGATCACGGGTGCCGAGGTCCATCACCACGGAGTAGACCGACGTCACCGCCTGCTCTGCGGGGATCCCGGGGTCGAGGTGGCGGCAGATGCCGTCGGGGAACGAGTAGTGGTCGCGCAGGGCGCCGACGATGTCGGCGAGGGTCAACGTCCTGGCCGCCGCCGCGTCTTCGAGCAGGTGGCGTGCCCGCGACGGGCGGAGCAGGGTCAGCGCCGAGGTGGCGGCCTTCCTGTCGACCAGGGGCAGCGGGCTGGCGAAGTGGTTGGAGTGGGTGATCAGGCCGTCCTCCGGGAGCAGGTGGCCGAACACCTCCGGCGCCACCTCAAGGTCGATCGCCTCGCCGCCGGCGTCCGCGATGAGCAGGTTCCCCGACGATATGCGCCGCACGTCCAGAACCTTGCGGTGGGCCTCACTCATCGTCCTGGACTGCAGAACCCCGCGGAGGAGGTAGTGGTACGGCACACCGACGCCGCCGGTGTCGCGGTCGGAGACCAGCAGGTTCGCGCACACCCCGAGCCCCGCGGAGTTGAGCCCGCTCTTCGCGAGCATCCCCGCCTCGGCCAGCGTGAGCACGGAGAAGCCCTCCGTGTCCCGGGTGGCCAGCAGGAACGTGACCGGTCCCTGCTCGGGATGCCAGTCCCAGTTCTGGGCGAGCAGGGTGTGCCCGTCGCGCGTGTACTTCGGCAGGACGGCCACCGAGGTGCACCCCTCGTCACGGTAGCCCGTGCCGTACAGCATCTCGGTGCGCGCGTTGAGCGCCGTGACGTGCTCGATCGGCTGGCCCGCGCCTTCGGCGAGCCCTTCGAGCATCTCCGCGATCCGCGTGTCGTACTCCCTGGCCACCCCGAGGTACGTCGCGCCCCAGCGGAGCACGTCGGCGTCGGACAGGCCGGCTCCGTCGCGGAACCGGCGCAGGTAGGTCTGGATGCTCCGCTCGACCAGGTCGCCCGTACGGCGGCCGAGCTCGGCGCCCATCTCCCGGTACGTCCCCTCGACCGCTATCAGCGGGGGACCAGCCGGGTGAGCGGGCCGGTCGTGCTCGTTCATCGGTTGCCTTTCTTGGATCGGCGGTAGTCCCGTCCGACGGGTCCGGGTGCCGGACCGCGGGACTCAGTGCAGGACGCGGTGGGCGCTCTCCCTCATCCCCAGTACCACTGCGAGGGTGACCGCCGCCGAGACGATCGGCAGCAGCGCGGCGGACAGCCCGGACCCGGTGAGCTCCACCACCCCGGTGGCGACGAACGGCGCCGTGCCGCCGAAGGCCATGACCGCGAAGTTGTAGCCGATGGACATGGTGGAGTAGCGCAGCTTCGTCGGGAACAGCTCGGAGATGGCGGCGGGGCCGGGGCCGGAGAACATCGCCAGGATGACGGCGATGATCAGCTGCCCGGCGTACACCCCCACGGTGGTCCCGCTGCCGAGCAGCGCCATGACGGGCCAGCTCAGCACCAGGAACCCGAGCGCGCTGCCCAGCAGCAGCGGTTTGCGCCCGATCCGGTCCGACAGTGCGCCGAACACGGCGATGAGGACGGTGAGGGTGATGAGGCCGACGATGTTGGACGTCCGCGCCACGTCGGCGTCCACCCCGGCCACGCCGGTGAGCCAGGTGGGCAGGTAGGTCAGGAAGAAGAAGTAGGCGACGGTCCACAGCATGGTGAAGCCGAAACCGCGGGCGATGCTCGGGAACTGGGTGCGCAGGCCCTCGCGCAACGGGCTCTTGGCGGTCGAGCCCTTCGCCTGCTCCTCGCTGAAGGCGGGCGTCTCGGCGAGGCCGAACCGGAGCCAGAGCGCGGCGATCGCGGTCAGCGCCGACAGCAGGAAGGGCAGCCGCCAGGCCCAGCTGGTCAGCTGCTCGTCGGTGAAGATCGAGGAGTTGAGTGCCACGACGCACGAGGCCAGGAGGAAGCCGCCGGCCGTCGACACCTGGTTGAAGCTGCCGAAGAAGCCACGCCGCCTCGCCGGGGCGTACTCCACCAGGAACGCCGCCGAGCCGGCCCACTCCCCGGCCACCGAGAAGCCCTGGACCATGCGCAGGACGACCAGCAGGATCGGTGCCGTGATCCCGATGCTCTCGTAGGTCGGCAGCACGCCGATGAGCGTCGTCGCCGCACCCATCATCAGCACGCTGACGACCAGGGTGATCCGGCGCCCGAACTTGTCACCGAAATGCCCGAACGTGATGGCACCGAGCGGGCGCATCAGGAAGCCCACCGCGAACACCGCGAAGGTGTAGAGGGTGCCGACGAGACTGCTCGACTCGGGGAAGAACAGCTTGCCCAGCGTCACCGCCGAATAGGCGTACACCAGGTTGTCGTAGTTCTCCATGATGTTGCCGAAGCTTCCGGCGACGACGACGCGCAGGGAGCCGGTCTGCGGGGCGGCGTCCCTCGTGCTTTCCGGCATCGGCGGCTTTTCCCGCTCTCGTCGGGCGGTTCCGCTGGAAGTGAGGTTGTCGGTCATCGCGACCTCCGCGTCAGGAGAAGGGGGGAAGTACGGGTCAGGTGGCGATGTATCCACCGTCCACGGGTAACAGGGCACCGGTCACGAACGACGCTCTGGGCGAGGCCAGGTAGGTCACGGCGTCGGCCACCTCGGACGGGTCACCCGGCCGCCCCATCGGCGCGCGCGTGACACGCGGCCGGATCTGCTCCTCGGAGAGGTCCTGCAGCAGCGGGGTGACGAACACTCCCGGAAGCACGCTGTTGACCCTGATGCCCCGTCCGGCGAGCTCCACCGCGGCGGACTTCGTCAGCATGTGCTGTCCGGCCTTGCTCACCTGGTAGGCCACCGACGACGGCGGCGACGGGTGCCCAGGAGGAGGGACGTGGCCGTAGATGGACCCGATGTTGACGACGCTGGCGTGCGGACTGGCGGTGAGCTCGTCGATGAACGTCCGGATGCCGGTCCACGGAGCCCACAGGTTGGTCCGCAGCACCCGGTCCCACTCGTCGTCGGATGTCTCCAGCAGGT from Streptosporangium sp. NBC_01756 includes the following:
- a CDS encoding SDR family NAD(P)-dependent oxidoreductase, whose amino-acid sequence is MELSGLVAVVTGGATGLGAAIVDGLHASGAHVVYGDLRDRTGKPWTNGPDTPAYQRLDVCDRTSWELLAGTVRATHGRLDILVNNAGVSARKDLLETSDDEWDRVLRTNLWAPWTGIRTFIDELTASPHASVVNIGSIYGHVPPPGHPSPPSSVAYQVSKAGQHMLTKSAAVELAGRGIRVNSVLPGVFVTPLLQDLSEEQIRPRVTRAPMGRPGDPSEVADAVTYLASPRASFVTGALLPVDGGYIAT
- a CDS encoding MFS transporter: MPESTRDAAPQTGSLRVVVAGSFGNIMENYDNLVYAYSAVTLGKLFFPESSSLVGTLYTFAVFAVGFLMRPLGAITFGHFGDKFGRRITLVVSVLMMGAATTLIGVLPTYESIGITAPILLVVLRMVQGFSVAGEWAGSAAFLVEYAPARRRGFFGSFNQVSTAGGFLLASCVVALNSSIFTDEQLTSWAWRLPFLLSALTAIAALWLRFGLAETPAFSEEQAKGSTAKSPLREGLRTQFPSIARGFGFTMLWTVAYFFFLTYLPTWLTGVAGVDADVARTSNIVGLITLTVLIAVFGALSDRIGRKPLLLGSALGFLVLSWPVMALLGSGTTVGVYAGQLIIAVILAMFSGPGPAAISELFPTKLRYSTMSIGYNFAVMAFGGTAPFVATGVVELTGSGLSAALLPIVSAAVTLAVVLGMRESAHRVLH
- a CDS encoding polysaccharide deacetylase family protein; translated protein: MPDTPGTRESTICLTFDFDAISLWLARGQTSPGPISRGEFGAHAIPRILAMLREREITATFFIPGHTVDTYPGQCAMIADAGHEIALHGYLHEPVSKLDRAGELAAAQRARESIRRVTGYEAVGNRTPSWDFTPSTVDVLLELGCEYDSSLMGTDYTPYYARRGDVADPDGPYRFGEPTSLVELPVSWSLDDYPQFEYLRTDTAIMPGLRSPDSVFRNFLDDVDYMIREEPGGVCVLTFHPQVIGRGHRMMGLERLLDACRERPVSFRTCLDTARAFRRGSA
- a CDS encoding C45 family peptidase; its protein translation is MNEHDRPAHPAGPPLIAVEGTYREMGAELGRRTGDLVERSIQTYLRRFRDGAGLSDADVLRWGATYLGVAREYDTRIAEMLEGLAEGAGQPIEHVTALNARTEMLYGTGYRDEGCTSVAVLPKYTRDGHTLLAQNWDWHPEQGPVTFLLATRDTEGFSVLTLAEAGMLAKSGLNSAGLGVCANLLVSDRDTGGVGVPYHYLLRGVLQSRTMSEAHRKVLDVRRISSGNLLIADAGGEAIDLEVAPEVFGHLLPEDGLITHSNHFASPLPLVDRKAATSALTLLRPSRARHLLEDAAAARTLTLADIVGALRDHYSFPDGICRHLDPGIPAEQAVTSVYSVVMDLGTRDLYIAAEPPCARPYARWNLDDVFADGSSPDVHFPPGSDIAPGPEPVPLEAVDA
- a CDS encoding SDR family NAD(P)-dependent oxidoreductase; this encodes MTVAPGGPPEEQPLSFEGARVMVLGASGGIGSAVCAALDRAHAEVVAVDSPRSSVVADHRDRPHLVADLAGPGAAQAVVEEAWRRYGPLDALLHVAGLFPARRALETTDDLFDTVMAVNTRSALMAATTLAGLCVRHGRPASVVFTSTGGALRPRPGITVYAASKAALEAVTRGLALELGPMGVRVNAVAPGFVDVGSSLNPVPDAYVDAVRAGGPAGRVATPGDIVPSLLWLCHRSSAWVTGHVLAADGGAGLGSPDAPSWLAPRRQGA